In Mycoplasmopsis phocirhinis, the DNA window TTACTTATTGTATATCTATTGAAAAATTAGTTCAAAATCTTGAAGATATTAAAAACGTGGTTTTAATTTTGACTAAAGAATTTAATAATGTTATAAATGAAGCAATATTTAAAGACAATACTTATATTGAAAAAATTAATTTTGAGCAATACTCAATTTCAAAATCCAAATTCAAAGGTATAGTAGCTGATTTATCATATATTGATGATTTTGATATACCTTCTTCAAAAATAAATATTCAAAGTAGTGTTGTTTCTTTATATAAAACTGATGTAGATGCTAAAATAATTTTAAAAGAATTGGGCATTAATTTAATAAGTTCTAAATTTCTTGATGAAAATACGGTTTATTTAACAAATGAAGAAATGAATATATTATTTGATAAGGCACCTTATTTAATCTTAATGAGTGTAAAAGATCAATTAAAACTACCAATTATTGAAGTGAATAAGCAAAAAAATACTGATGATTCAGTACAAACATTCAGGATAAAAGACCCGGAAAATGAACCTGTGATTGGAGTAATTGATACTTTATTTGACAAAAATGTGTATTTTAGCAAGTGAGTTGAATATATTGAAATGATTGATGATAATATACCTAAATCTCCTCAAGATTATGTACATGGTACTTTAGTTTCTTCAATAATAGTTGATGGCTGCACATTTAATCCAAAACTAGATGACGGGTGTGGAAATTTTAGGGTTAAACATTTTGGTGTGGCATTAAGCAGAGGTTTTTCATCATTTTCGCTGATAAAAAAAATTAAAACTATTGTTGCTCAAAATTTAGAAATTAAAGTATGAAATCTTTGTTTAGGCAGTTCCGAAGAAATAAATCAAAATTTTATTTCTGTAGTCGGTGCTACACTAGATGAAATTCAATATGAGTATGATGTAATTTTTATTATTGCTGGAACTAATAAAACAACAAATTCTAATTCTGAAAGAATCGGATCACCTGCAGATTCAATTAATTCCATAGTGGTAAATTCGGTTGATATGAACCGTGTAAGCGCTGATTACACAAGAAAAGGTTTAGCATTATCTTTTTTTTCTAAACCAGATGTTAGTTATTACGGTGGAACAAACGAAGAACCAATTCGCACTTGTGGCCCATTAGGTGAGTATTTAAAATGTGGAACATCATTTGCCGCTCCTTGAATAAGCAGAAAAGTGGCCTATTTAATTCATATTTTAGGTTTAAGTAAAGAATTAGCAAAAGCGTTAATAATAGATTCGGCTAGAGAGTGAAATAGTGATATTTCGCCTGAACAAATTGCTTTGACTGGTCATGGAGTTGTTCCTCTTAAAATAAGCGATATTATTAAAACAAAACAAGATGAAATTAAATTCTTTGTGCAAGATGTGAGTGAAAAATGAAATACTTATAACTATTTTTTTCCCATTCCTTTAAATAGCAAAAATAATTATCCATTTTTTGTTAGATTAACTATGTGTTATTTTCCTAAATGTTCAAGATTACAGGGAGTAGATTACACTAATACTGAATTGAATGTTCATTTTGGGCGAATTAGCGATAAAAATAAAATTATAGACATTAAAAATGACAAACAAAATCAAGATGAAGAATTTCTGGATAGTGATGTAAGATTATTGGAAGGTACAGCTCGCGAACATTTTAGAAAATGAGATAATGTTAAATATATTGTTGAAAAGATAAGTAACAGAAAAAAAGCAAAAATTTCATTTTCCAATAAAAATTGAGGGATGGAAATAAAAACAAACAACCGACTTCACTATGAAGATGGAGTAGGGTTAAAATTTGGAGTAATTGTTACTTTAAAAGAAATTAATGGTAAAAACAGAATAGACGAATTTATAAGAAATTGTCAACTTAATGGATGAATAGTAAACAAAATAGATGTTGAACAAAAAATTAAAATTAATCAAAAAATGGAACAAGAAATAGAATTAATTTAATTTTATTTTAAAAGCACAATGTAGTTAAATTTGCGTTTTATTTATAGATTAAAACACACTTGTTTAAAGTTATAAATATTTTTAATTATTAAAAATTAAAAGTAGATAAACTTATTTATGGCAATTGTTACATTATTCAATAAAAACTATGAAGCCCAAAATGAAGCCCAAAACCTAACTCTTGTTATTCAAAAAAGAAGAGAAAGAATTTTAGAATTGATTGAAGAAAATAAATATATTACAAGTGGTAATCTCGAAGATATTTTAGGAGTTTCAAAATCAACAATGAAAGAGATATCTTAAAATTAAGAGAACAAAATAAACTAGAATATATTGGAAGTTCAAAGAATGGATATTGAAAAGTAAAAAAATAATATACAACTTAAATAATAATTTAAAACAGAAAATAAGGACTAAAATGAATGAATTTACAATCAAATCATCAATAGATAATACATTATTAGTATGTTATGATTTTGCTCCCCATACTACTCAACCTCAAATTATTGTTCAGTTATGTCACGGCATGATGGAGCATATATTGCGTTATAAAGAGTTTGCTCAATTTTTAAGCGATGAAAAAATCAAGGTTGTAGGAATGGATAATCGAGGTCATGGTAAAACAGGTCTTAAATCTAAAACACTAGGCCACATTGACAATAAAGACGGTGCTCGCAAATTAATAAACGATATGCATGATTTATATTTGTATTGACATCGTAAATTTCCCAAAGCTAAATATGTAATTTTTGGTCATAGCATGGGTTCGTTAATTTTGCGAAACTATTTAATTTTGTACTCAAAAAATTTAACCGCTGCAATTATATGTGGCACTACTAGTTTAGCTGGTATAAAAGAAAAATTAGGTTTATATATAGTTCAAAAATTAGTTAATACCGAAGGAGCAAATGAATACAATAAATTTATTAATAATTTAGCTTTTAAAAAAGTCAATAAAAAAATTAAAAACCCTAAAACCAATTTTGATTGATTAAGTAGTGATTTAAACCAAGTTAATCAATTTATTGAAGACAAATTGTGTGGATTTTTATGTTCTAATAGTTTTTATTTAGATTTAATTCGTTTAGTAATCAATATGAGTAATCATAAATATAAAAAAGTACTAAATACTGATTTAAAAATGTTTTTTGTCGCTGGAAAATTAGATCCAATAGGCAATTATGCTAAAGGTGTAATTAAAAGTGCAAAATATTACCAAAGCGCCAATATTAAAGATGTCAAAATTAAAATTTATGATCAAATGCGCCATGAAATACTGAACGAAAAAGATAAAAATATAGTTTTTGCTGATATTAAAAATTACTTATTAAACCTTATAAATTAAATATAAAAATTAAAAATTAACTAATTTTGGGAATTTTTTATTTTTAATACTTTTTTTATTTAGATAACATAAAATATATACTATGAATAATCTTGCAAACCAATTAAGACCACAAAATTTAGATGATATTATCGGACAAAAAAATAATATCAAATTACTTAAGCAAATAGTTGCTAACAATTTACACACTAGTTTTATATTTTATGGTGAAGCAGGAACGGGTAAAACATCATGTGCGCTGGCTTTAGCAAATGAGTTAGGACTTAAACATGCAGTATTTAACGCTAGTATTCATACTAAAACTGAATTAATTGAATGTCTAAAAAATAATAATATCGTTATTATTGATGAAATTCATCGTCTAAATAAAAATTTACAAGATATTCTTTTATCATATTTAGAATTTGACAAAATTATTATTTATGCCACAACTACTGAAAACCCGTATTTTAGAATTAATCCCGCTGTTCGTAGTAGAATGCAAATTTTACAATTTCGCAAACTTGATGAAGATGAAATTTTGTTTGGGATTAAAAATGTAGTTAATAAAAATTATCCTAATTTAAAAATATGTGAGCAAAATTTAAAGCTTTTAGTCAAATATTCTTCTGGCGATTATCGATTTTGTTTAAATAACTTACAAATGCTAGCGATTCTTAATAACAATGAAGAAATAGACGAGCAAGCAATTAAAACTTTAATTCCTAATGTTAATTTTTATTCAGATATGAACGCCGACGCACATTACAATAATTTGTCAGCTTTTCATAAATCAATGCGTGGTTCTGATGTTGATGCATCTTTATATTATGCGGCTTTAATCTTAAAAAGTGGCGATTATCAAGGTTTATTTAGACGAATAACCGCCATTGCGTATGAAGATATTGGTTTAGCTGATCCTAATATTTCTTTGCGTGTTGAAGCTGCGTTAAATGCGGTTGAAAGATTAGGTTTTCCCGAAGCTAATTTAGCAATTTATTATTTAGTTATTTATATTGCGCTTTCACCCAAAAGTTCATCGACATATCAGGCAATGAATAAAGTTCAAAATTTTATTGAACAAGGAAACATTTATGATGTTCCTAGTATTTTACGTGAACGTGCTTATGCTTCAGCTGCTAAATTAGGTCATGGTGTTGGTTATAAATATCCACATAATTATCCTAATTCGTGAGTAAAACAAACATATTTACCTAAAAAAATTGCAAATGTTAAATTTTTTGCTCCAACAAAAAATGACGCAAAAAAAATTATTGAATATCACGAAATAATTCAAAAATGAAAGGAACAAAAATAATGAAAATTAACTTTGAACAAATAAATTCATACGAAGAATTAAAAATTGCCCGGAGCAAAATTTATTCAAAAGATGGTGAAATTTTTAAATTACAAGCACAATTAAAATCTGCTCCAGTGGAGCAAAAAAAAATAATTGGTCAACAAATTAACGAATTAAAAACTTATTATGAGAATGAGTTTAAATTAGTTGAAAAACGCCTTGAAGAATTAAAGATTCAAAATTTAGTAAATTCCTCATATATTGATGTTAGCGAACCTTTATTTTGAAGTGCAACATTACACCCAATTACAATTGTAGAAAATAGATTGCGTGATTGATTTATTCAAAATGGTTATTTTGAATCTAGTGCTGGTGAAATTGTTTCAGATTACTATAATTTTGAAAAACTTAATATTCCTAAAGATCACCCGGCCCGAGCAATGCAAGATTCATTATATTTAAATCCTACGACTCTGTTGAGAACTCATAATACCGGCATAAGTGCGTTAGAATTAGAAAAAAATGCTAACCAAACAATGAATAATTTTGCGATTGGTAAAGTTTATCGTAATGACGAAGATGATGCAACGCATTCACATCAATTTACACAATTAGACTTTGTAAGTGTAGGTAATGTTAGTTTTGCTAATTTAATTTGAACTTTAAAATCTTTACTTTCTTATGTTTTTGAACAGCAAGTAGAATTGAGATTGCGTCCAAGTTTTTTTCCTTTCACTGAACCAAGTGTTGAAGTAGATATTTTTTATAAGGGTCGCTGAATTGAAGTTTTAGGAGCTGGAATGCTACATCCAAATGTAATGAGTTTAGCCGGTTATGACACAAAAAAATTCAACGCTTTTGCTGCAGGTATTGGAATTGAAAGATTGGCTATGATTAAATACGAAATTAAAGATATTCGTGAATTCTATAACAATGATTTAAGAACTCTTAAACAATTTAATGGCCAATAAATTTTTAACTTTTTTGCAAAACGAAAAACAAAAAAATTATTTTATAGAATTAGAGCAAAAACTTAAAAACGAACAACAATTTTACTCAATTTACCCCAATGATACACTGCGTTATAGAGCTTTAGAATTTTTTGAACCTGAAGAGACTAAATTAATAATTTTAGGTCAAGATCCTTATTATTTAGCCAATCAAGCTGATGGTTTAGCTTTTAGCACTCAACTTAATAAATGTCCACGCAGTTTAGCAAATATGATTAAAGAATTGTTAAAAGATTACCCACAAAGTGTCGTTGAAACTTATAGTTTAAATTCGTGAGCCAAACAAGGAGTGCTATTATTGAATACAGTTTTAAGCGTGCGTGAAAAACAACCTAATTCGCACCAAAATTTAGGTTGGTCGCAATTTATTTTAAATTTAATTAAATTTGTTTATTTAAATAATCAAAACACTTTGATTGCTTTATGAGGTAATCAAGCACTTAAATTCATTCAACCTTTAATTGAGCAACAAATAATTAAACCACAAAATATGATTGTTTGTTCACACCCTTCACCACTTTCATATGCTCGTGGTAAAGTAAGTTTTAAAGACTTTAATTTTTATAAAAAAGTTAATCAACGATTGACAATACCAATTGATTTTAGTTTAAGAAAGGACGATAATGATTATTACATTAAAAGAATTAAATAAATTTTTGCCAAATATTAATTTAGATTTAAGTGTTGAAAAAGCTATCAATAATTTAGGCTATGAAGTAGAAACAATAACTCCATTTAGTAAAGTTAAGGGAGTTAAATTTGCTAAAGTTATCAATGTTTATGCTAATCAAAACTCGCAAAATTTAACTGTTGTTGAATTAGAATTAGATAAAGGTCAAAAAATTACCATACAAACTACAGCTAAAAACGCAAAAATAGGTGCTTATACCACGGCATTTGTTGAAGGTTCAACTAATGGAGAAATTGTGTATGGTGTTAAAAAAATGGCAGGTATTGAATCACAAGGAATGTTGGCTAGTTTTGCAGAATTAGGTTTTGATGTAACTAAATTGCCTTTTAACGAACAAGATTTAATAATGCTAGATCATTTACCTTTAGATGTTGACCCCGTGCAATATTTTAATTTAGATGATTATATTATTGATATTAGTACACCGGCTAATCGTTCTGATGCCAATTCCTATTTTGTTTTAGCTAGAGAATTAGCTGCTTACTATAATACTGAATTTAAATGGTTTGATTGAGATAATAAAAAAATTAAGCAAAAATTTAAAGCCCGTATTAGTTCGAAAAAAAACGAGCAAAAAGCTTTAGCTCTTATGGAGTTACAACATAAAAATAGTAAAACCTCACTTTTAGATATGCTGTTTTTAGCTAAACATGGCGTTGATGCTAAAGGTATATGAGCAATAGATGTTAGCAATTTAACATTGTTATATACAGGCGCTCCTACTCACGCATATGATCGCAATAAAATTTCTTCACGTCTATGTGCACAAATTTATTCAGGTGAAGTTGAAATATTAGGTAATAAAAAAATGCAAGTTAAAAATGTTTTAAGCATCCAAGATGGCAAAAATGTTATTTCTTTAGCTGCTCTAATGGGTGCTCAAAATTCTGCTGTTAGTGAGAACACTAACTTAATTGCCTTTGAAATTGGTGCTTTTGATCATAAATTAATTCGCCACGGCGCTAAAGAAATCAAAATGGAAACGAGTTCAAGTATTCAAGCGGGACGTATAATTAATACACAAATGGTGCGCTTTGGAATGAAATATTTACAATATAAAGCATTCATTGATAAAAATCAATTTAGTAATATTGTTGGCTTGCCGGCCGTTAAAAAAGGTGTTTCAGTTTTGCAAAATCGCAAAAAATTAGCAATTTATGCTAATTGTGAGATTGGTGAGCTTAAAAAATTTAACCATGTTGAAAACCAATTATTAGCAATCGGTTTTAAAATTGATAAAAATCGTATCATAGCCCCAAATTATCGTCACGATATTGAACATTATGAAGATATTATTGAAGAATATTTTAGATTTTATGGATATGATAATTTTAAAGCAATAGCTCCTAATTTAAGCCAATTTAAAGTTACTAAACGTGATATATCAAAATCTTTATTAGTGGCAACGGGTTATAGTGAAGTGCGCACTTTTACTCTTGAAAATGAGCAAAACAACTGATTGAATCCTTTTAATTTTCAATCAACAATTAGTTTAGAAACTTTTGTATCTAAAGAACGCGAACAAATAAGAAATTCAATTATAACTTCAATGTTACAAGTGGTAGAATTTAATTTTAAACGCAAAATTGAAAATATAAATATTTTTGAAAAAGGAATGATTAATTACAATCAATATTCACTTGGTTTAATTTCAAATACTAAAACATTTAACCAAATTAAACAAGACATAATAAATTATTTAAAAATAAATTCTTTAACATTTGTTCCTTTTGATGATAATGAATATATTAATCCCAATCTTTCGGCAAAAATTATGTTTAATGAACAAATGATAGGCTGAATTGGCAAAATCCATCCTCGTTATTCAAATTTAGATGTGTGAGTAGCAGAATTTAAAGAAATAACTAATGAAGATAAAATTGTATTTCAACCCTACAACCCCAATCCACTTAAAACACTAGATATTACATTTGAATTGAATAAAAATGTATCAATAAATCAAAATATTTTAGATATCAAAAATAATTTTGCCATTTTTGAAATTCAAAAAATAGATGAATATCATACGCAAACCAGCAAAAAAATTACTTTAAGAATTACAGCGGATAGCGAAACTATTGATTTAATCAACCAAAAATATAATTAGAGGTAAAAATGTATAAATTTATTGAATTAAATGATAAAGAAATTGAAAAAGCCATTAATAATGAAGTCAAAAGACAAAACGAACATATTGAATTAATAGCATCGGAAAATTATGTTTCTGAAGATGTTTTAAAAGCAACTGGGAGTGTATTAACAAACAAATATGGTGAAGGTTATCCCTCTAAACGCTACTATGGTGGTTGTGAAAATGTAGATATTATTGAACAATTAGCAATAGATAGATTGAAAAAATTGTTTGGAGTCAAATACGCTAATGTTCAACCTTACTCGGGTTCTGTAGCTAATGCAGCTGCACTTGCTTCACTAGCTAAACCCGGTGATAAAATTATGGGACTTTCGCTTAATTCCGGTGGTCATTTAACGCATGGCTATAAAATTAGTTTTAGTGGCATTTTTTATGAATCTATTTCTTACGAAGTGGGCGAAGATGGCGTTTTAGATTATGAAACAATTAAAAATTTAGCAATTAAAGAAAAACCAGCTGTAATAATTTGTGGTTATTCGGCTTATTCAAGAATTGTAGATTTTAAAAAATTTCGCGAAATCGCTGATGCTGCTGGTGCTAAACTACTTGCTGATATTGCTCACATTTCCGGATTAATTATTGCCGGCGTTCATCCTTCGCCAGTTCCTTATGCTGATATTATAACTTCAACCACGCATAAAACCTTGCGTGGTGCCCGGGGAGCTATTATAATGACAAATGATGAACAAATTGCTAAAAAAATAGATCGTTGAGTATTTCCTGGTTATCAAGGCGGCCCACTATTTCATGCAATTGCGGGCAAAGCTGTCGCTTTTGGTGAAGCCTTAAAACCACAATTTCAAATTTATGGACAAAATATAGTAAAAAATGCTCGTATATTTAGTGAATGATTTAGCTCGCGCGGAATTAAAATAGTTTCAGGTAAAACTGAAAACCATTTATTTACAATTAATGTTCATCAAAGTTATGGCTTAACTGGAAAAGAGGCTGAAAAATTATTAGGTTTATTTAATATTACCGTTAATAAAAACACAATACCTAATGATACATTAAGCCCTATGGTTTCATCAGGAATTAGAATTGGTGTGGCTGCGATGACCTCGCGTAATTTTACTAAATGAGAAGAATTAGCTTCAATTATAGATTTTATTTTGAAAAATCATACAACTATAACACAAAATGAAGAAATGTTTAATCTTTATAAAAATAAAATATTAAATTTAACAAAACAATTTCCTATTATTACTAAATACTAGTTTTTTAAAACACAAATTTTTAAATTCAAATTGTGATAAAAACCTGAATTTTTCCAAAAATAAGTGTGGATAAGTTGAGAATGCTATGCGCATTTTTTTTTTTTTTTTGGAAAAATGTATACTATATTTAACTATATCACAAATTTAGGGAGAAAAAATGAATAAAAAAAGAAAAATTTTACCTTATATAATTTTAGGTGCTTCAATAACAACAACTGCAATAGTTGTTGGCATTGTGGCTGCTAGATGTTCAAGAGATGACAGTTTTGATAATTTAATACAATTGCACAACAAACTAAAAAGCGCTAAAACATTAGCTGAATTTGAGAAATATAAAGCAATGTTTGATAAAGAATATCAATTATATTTGAATAAAAGAGGCAATTCTAAAAAATTAAGTGAATTAAAACAAAAAAACGATAACCTTAAATTTAAATCAAACACTCCAAGCCAAGATAAAGATAAAAATAAAAATGAAATTAATGTTTCAATTGCAAAATTAAAATATGGCAATGAGATTGAAAATATTTCAACACCAGAACAAAACACTTCGTTAAGCTCGCAAGACAAATATAAAGTTGTTGAGAATGTTTTTACTACTCTATTTGATAAAGCACAAAATTTTGCTCAATTAGTGCAAAAAAACAATACTCAAAATGAGGTTTTAAACTCATATAAAAATTATCATTTAAATATTGAAACTTTAGAAATTAAAAAAGAAGTAAGTGAAATTTTAAATGCTCACGAAAAAGAAAAAAAATCGCAAAATAAAACTGATATACAATATTATTTGAATCCTTTATTAGAATCAATTTTTTCAAATTCAGATGATGCTACAAAAAATTTAGTTCAACAATATAATCAAAATTTTTCTAATTCATTATTTAATTTTAACGACTATACTAGAACATTATTGATTCAACTTGCTGATGCTAAAGATATGTTAAAAGACATTAACGTTTTAAAATTGGTGTTATCTTTGATTAATTTATTTGGTAATAATTTTATCGATAATACCTCTAATTTTGATAATGTCCAAACGCTTAATTTAATTCAATCGACTAATAGTGAAATTTATACCGAAACTGATATTTTTAAAAGAAATTTAGCACTATATATTTACTTTAGAGATAATGTTTGAAATAAAAATAAAGAAGTTTTTGCAGTTGAAAAAGCTTCACAAAATGATCCAAATTGATTTATAAATGATGAACAACCACAACAATTAAATTCAAATGATTTATATAATTATCCATTTTTAGATGATATAAGACAAAGAATTGCAGCTGCATCAATTCAAAAATTTGATAATAATAATGAAATTTATAAAGATGCAAGCCTATTAACAAGCGAACAGAAGAATAAATTGTATAAAGTTGCTTATTTAAATCCTATTTTCCCTAATTATCCAGTTGGCTACTTATCAGATTCTAAATTCGTAAACTTCGATAAAGTAAGTAAGGAAAATAAAGATAAAGCACCTGGTAATGCAAAAATAATTTATTTAAATGATTTAGCCCGTGAATTTATAAATAATGCACTAAGCCAATATATAGAAGTTGTGCCAATTGAAGAAGATTTTGATTCGTACAGAGATTTTACAAGTGATAAATTTGCTAATTTACGCAAAGCGTTAGCCACCTTTGAATTCAAATTTAGCAATAAAGAATACACATTTGAAGAAATATTTGGAAACAATACAGATAAAAGTGGTGTTTTTGAAGATATTTTCAGAACACATTTAGGTGTAGTTAATACTAACGGACGCAAAAACGGAGAAGCAATACAAACCTATATTGTTCCTCAATCAATTGAATACGAACTACAAAGAACAGGTGATGTGTTAGATTATGAATTGAATGAATATGAGCAAAAAATTATTGATGATTTTGAAGCCCAAGCAAAACAAGAATTTATGAATATTAAAAATTTAGATCCAAATAGTTCAGATGAACAATTGGCTAAAGATGAAGAATTTTCAAAATATTTATATTTAAAATACACTAAACCTTTTCTTTCAAATAAAATAATTGGTTATCGTGAATTGACCCCAGCTGGTGTTAATTATTATGTCAATAAAGTTAAACCAGAAGGTAAAAATTTTGCTGATTTGAATTTAACTGATTATTCTTCGCTTAAATTTAAAGAATTGTTGAATTCAAGTGAATTTAAAAATACAACTAATCACGAATATAATTTTGATAAATGACTTAAATTACAATTAATTAATTTATTTTCGATTGATAGAAATTTAATTAAATCTCAAATTTATGCTCAATTAAGAACAGATGATCCACTTGATTTTTCAGGAAATGTTTTGAGTAAATTACTTAAATTATCGCAAGATAAACAAAAACAATACTGGTTAAATAACACTTATGTTTTACCTAATGTAATTGAATATGAACTTAAAGAAGAAATGGATAAAGATGGACAGAAATTTTTAGATTATCAATTATCTAGCGAAGATCAAAAAATTATTGATGATTTTGAAAATGGCAATAAAGATGACGCAAAAAGACTATATTTAAGTTATATTTCTCCTCAAGTTTCGGACGAAATGATTGGATATAGATTTATAAATATATCAACTCGTGAATCAAGTTTTTTTATTAATGAAGTACCTGAAAATAAAACTTTTTTTCATCGCCCAATAAATGTAAATAGATATATAACGAGTAAATTATCTTTATTACTAGATTCAAATGATTTTAAAACTCAAACTGGGTCTGATTACAGTTTTGATCGTTGAACCAAATTACAATTAATTAAACTTTATAGCAAAGATAAAAATCAAATTTTATCTGCAATTAAAGCGCAAAAAAATGATGCTGAATTTAGTAATAATATTATTTATAAAATAATTGAAAAATCACAAAACGCTCAAAAAGAATTTTATAAAAAACAAAAATCTCAAACTTCATAATTACTTATTTAGGTTTAACCACGAATATGAAAATGAAAAAAATTATTTTATCTTGCCTAACGTTTAGTTCAATTTTAGCTTTACCTTCAATAGCTATATCAACTAAATTAGAAAATAATTCAAACGCTAAAAAAACTGAATATGAGTTATATAAGGCTAAATATATTAATATAGCTAAAAGTTTAAAATTGAGATTAATTGACCAATTAGGCAATCAAGATTACACTTTTGATGATAAATCACCTGAACAATTAGGTGATACTATTATCAATTCTATTCAGGAATTTTTTGCCGCAATTGAACAGCAAGTTAAATTGCAATTAGGGGCAAATTATGATTTAAATGATAATTCGCTTTGAGAAAAATTTATCCAAACAAATGCATATATTGAAAATCAACTTGATAGTCAAATTAAAAATTATGTTGCTATCGTTGCTCGTTTGTTGGTTCAAAATAATCCCGCTATTGTTTTAAAACAAGGTTTTAATTTAGATTTATTTAAAAATATTTCATTTAGAGATTTTGGTGTGGAACAGATAAATAATTATTTTATTGATAAAAAGCAACCTGTTTTAGATAAATATTTTACAAAATCTATTATTAACTCCGATTTTATTAAAGATGATCAAAAAATATTTAAGTCGTATAGATACCAAATTAAGTCTAACGATGATGAAGTCGAATTAAAGAATTTTATCCAAAAGCATAAATTAGATCAAAACCAAAAAGATAATGGTGGTGTATTTGAGAATTTTGAATTAAGCTTATGAATAGATCGTTTTGCTGAATTTGAAACCAAAATAAATGAAATTCAAATACAACTTTCGCAATCAACTCAAATATTTGATTCGACTAAAGATATAGCCCAATTACAAAAATACAATGAAGATTTTGCCCAAAAACTGACTGATTCTAAATCTATTTTAGCAAAAATAAAACCAGCATCACTTAATGCTAAAAAACCTTTTTATAATCTACTTAAT includes these proteins:
- a CDS encoding replication-associated recombination protein A, which produces MNNLANQLRPQNLDDIIGQKNNIKLLKQIVANNLHTSFIFYGEAGTGKTSCALALANELGLKHAVFNASIHTKTELIECLKNNNIVIIDEIHRLNKNLQDILLSYLEFDKIIIYATTTENPYFRINPAVRSRMQILQFRKLDEDEILFGIKNVVNKNYPNLKICEQNLKLLVKYSSGDYRFCLNNLQMLAILNNNEEIDEQAIKTLIPNVNFYSDMNADAHYNNLSAFHKSMRGSDVDASLYYAALILKSGDYQGLFRRITAIAYEDIGLADPNISLRVEAALNAVERLGFPEANLAIYYLVIYIALSPKSSSTYQAMNKVQNFIEQGNIYDVPSILRERAYASAAKLGHGVGYKYPHNYPNSWVKQTYLPKKIANVKFFAPTKNDAKKIIEYHEIIQKWKEQK
- a CDS encoding phenylalanine--tRNA ligase subunit alpha, encoding MKGTKIMKINFEQINSYEELKIARSKIYSKDGEIFKLQAQLKSAPVEQKKIIGQQINELKTYYENEFKLVEKRLEELKIQNLVNSSYIDVSEPLFWSATLHPITIVENRLRDWFIQNGYFESSAGEIVSDYYNFEKLNIPKDHPARAMQDSLYLNPTTLLRTHNTGISALELEKNANQTMNNFAIGKVYRNDEDDATHSHQFTQLDFVSVGNVSFANLIWTLKSLLSYVFEQQVELRLRPSFFPFTEPSVEVDIFYKGRWIEVLGAGMLHPNVMSLAGYDTKKFNAFAAGIGIERLAMIKYEIKDIREFYNNDLRTLKQFNGQ
- a CDS encoding alpha/beta fold hydrolase: MNEFTIKSSIDNTLLVCYDFAPHTTQPQIIVQLCHGMMEHILRYKEFAQFLSDEKIKVVGMDNRGHGKTGLKSKTLGHIDNKDGARKLINDMHDLYLYWHRKFPKAKYVIFGHSMGSLILRNYLILYSKNLTAAIICGTTSLAGIKEKLGLYIVQKLVNTEGANEYNKFINNLAFKKVNKKIKNPKTNFDWLSSDLNQVNQFIEDKLCGFLCSNSFYLDLIRLVINMSNHKYKKVLNTDLKMFFVAGKLDPIGNYAKGVIKSAKYYQSANIKDVKIKIYDQMRHEILNEKDKNIVFADIKNYLLNLIN
- a CDS encoding S8 family peptidase, translating into MRNKILELRGKAFEQQNKTNSGFALATMKPRSTLTTQFFNEIIDKLSKILDFWQSETRPFKNILINVFYNKIVAKSNRISTLLTGVNSSSSIVGAKFNDSKTKHIITYCISIEKLVQNLEDIKNVVLILTKEFNNVINEAIFKDNTYIEKINFEQYSISKSKFKGIVADLSYIDDFDIPSSKINIQSSVVSLYKTDVDAKIILKELGINLISSKFLDENTVYLTNEEMNILFDKAPYLILMSVKDQLKLPIIEVNKQKNTDDSVQTFRIKDPENEPVIGVIDTLFDKNVYFSKWVEYIEMIDDNIPKSPQDYVHGTLVSSIIVDGCTFNPKLDDGCGNFRVKHFGVALSRGFSSFSLIKKIKTIVAQNLEIKVWNLCLGSSEEINQNFISVVGATLDEIQYEYDVIFIIAGTNKTTNSNSERIGSPADSINSIVVNSVDMNRVSADYTRKGLALSFFSKPDVSYYGGTNEEPIRTCGPLGEYLKCGTSFAAPWISRKVAYLIHILGLSKELAKALIIDSAREWNSDISPEQIALTGHGVVPLKISDIIKTKQDEIKFFVQDVSEKWNTYNYFFPIPLNSKNNYPFFVRLTMCYFPKCSRLQGVDYTNTELNVHFGRISDKNKIIDIKNDKQNQDEEFLDSDVRLLEGTAREHFRKWDNVKYIVEKISNRKKAKISFSNKNWGMEIKTNNRLHYEDGVGLKFGVIVTLKEINGKNRIDEFIRNCQLNGWIVNKIDVEQKIKINQKMEQEIELI
- a CDS encoding uracil-DNA glycosylase, giving the protein MANKFLTFLQNEKQKNYFIELEQKLKNEQQFYSIYPNDTLRYRALEFFEPEETKLIILGQDPYYLANQADGLAFSTQLNKCPRSLANMIKELLKDYPQSVVETYSLNSWAKQGVLLLNTVLSVREKQPNSHQNLGWSQFILNLIKFVYLNNQNTLIALWGNQALKFIQPLIEQQIIKPQNMIVCSHPSPLSYARGKVSFKDFNFYKKVNQRLTIPIDFSLRKDDNDYYIKRIK